The following coding sequences lie in one Ctenopharyngodon idella isolate HZGC_01 chromosome 11, HZGC01, whole genome shotgun sequence genomic window:
- the mustn1b gene encoding musculoskeletal embryonic nuclear protein 1b, whose translation MSQPEVKKKKRPVVKEEDLKGARSKLGLKGEVKSKTYEVMVECERMGKVAPSVFSGVRSGGETVLEKPKPPTGSVFGK comes from the exons ATGTCTCAG CCAGAGGTCAAGAAGAAGAAGCGGCCAGTTGTAAAAGAGGAGGATCTGAAAGGAGCCCGCAGTAAACTGGGGCTGAAAGGAGAGGTCAAGAGCAAGACATATGAGGTCATGGTTGAGTGTG AGCGCATGGGGAAGGTGGCGCCGTCTGTTTTCAGTGGAGTTCGGTCTGGAGGAGAGACGGTGCTTGAGAAACCCAAACCTCCAACAGGAAGCGTGTTTGGCAAATGA